The genome window TGCTCAACATCGCCATCAAGGCGGCCCGGCGTGCCGGCACCATTATCAACCGTGCCAGCATGGATTTGGAACGACTCAGCGTGGCTCGCAAGGGGCCGCGCGATTATGTCACGGAAGTCGATCGCGCCGCCGAGGAGTCCATCGTCGAGACGCTGCATGCGGCTTACCCGGACCATGCCGTTCTGGGCGAAGAATTCGGTCTGCAAGGCCCTGACCAAGCCGAGTTCCAGTGGATCATTGATCCCCTGGACGGCACGACCAATTTTATTCATGGTCTGCCCAACTACGCCGTGTCGATCGCGCTGACGCATCGCGGTCAAGTGACCCAAGCGGTCATCTATGATCCGGCGCGCAACGAACTGTTCACGGCCAGCCGTGGCAGCGGCACCTTCCTGAACGACCGCCGCGTGCGCGTGTCGGGCCGTACCCGCTACCACGAAGCGCTCTTGGGCGCGCACTGGCCCCAAGCTGGTGATCCCGAACAGGGTTCGTCGCGTTTCCGCGAAATGGCCGAAGGCGCCACCGGCGTTCGCCGCCTGGGCGCC of Achromobacter seleniivolatilans contains these proteins:
- a CDS encoding inositol monophosphatase family protein, producing MHPMLNIAIKAARRAGTIINRASMDLERLSVARKGPRDYVTEVDRAAEESIVETLHAAYPDHAVLGEEFGLQGPDQAEFQWIIDPLDGTTNFIHGLPNYAVSIALTHRGQVTQAVIYDPARNELFTASRGSGTFLNDRRVRVSGRTRYHEALLGAHWPQAGDPEQGSSRFREMAEGATGVRRLGATVLDLAYVASGRLDGFCGVGLKPWDVAAGSLMVLEAGGLIADFDGEQGWMDSGNVLAASPKIFTQMLSALNPPSAA